CGTAGCTGCCGGTCAGGCCGACGAGCACGCCGACCTTGTACGGCGCGGTGTCGCCGCTCTTGCCGCCGTCGGATCCACTGCCGGGTTCTGCGCCACCGGAGCAGGCGGCGAGGGTGAGCGCGAGAGCAGCAGCGCCCGCCGTGAGTGCGGTGCGGCGCCAGATGCCTGACGCTGTGGAGAGCTTCTTCATTGAGCTGATCCTTCTCTATTCGGGTGACTTCTTCGCTGAACGTCGGAGATCGGAGTCCGCGATCAGCTGGATGCTGACGTTTGACGCGGAGCGACATGGCGTCTACTCTGATTCAAGCGAACGTGCGTTCGTATGTCAATATTGGACCTACGATGTGACGGATTCGTGATCCAGATCTGAATCAAGGAGGCTTCAGTGGACGTGGTCATGCAACTGCTTCTCACGGCCGTAGCCACGGGTGCCCTCTATGGCGCGATTGGCATCGGCTACGTGATCGTGCACAGACTGACGGGGATGGTCAACTTCGCCATGGGCGACATCGCCGTCGCCGGTGCTTTCGGTGCCGTGGTGGCGTCGTCCGTGATGCCGCCCTTCTTCGCGATCCTCACCGGTGCCGTCGTCGGAGCCGCTGTCAGCGTCGCGATGTATCACCTGGCGATCCACCCGCTCCGCAAGGAGAGCCTCATGGTGCAGACGATCGTCACGCTCGGCATCGGCATCGCATTGCGATCGGTGCTGCAGCTGATCTTCGGCAGCGGGCCCCGGCAGTTCGACCCGATCACAGGCGGTGGTTCGATCAAGATCCTGGGCGGATCCATCCCCCCGCAGTCGTTGTGGCTCATCGGCATCGCCGTCGTCGGCTACATCGGACTCGCGCTCTTCTTCGATCGCACACTGGCGGGCAAGGCCCTCAGTGCTTTCTCGATCAACGCGTACGCCGCAGGAATCGTCGGAATCGGCCTGACGGGTATGGCGACGATCGCGTTCGCGCTGTCGGGCGCGATCGCCGGCGGCGTGCTCGCGGCGCAGACGCCGACGTCGTTCATCGCCGCGGGTGCAGGTCTCGCACTCGGCCTCAAGGGTTTCATCGCCGCGATCCTCGGGGGCTTCGACAAGCTGGGGCTCACGCTCCTCGGCGGGATGCTCGTCGCCTTCGTGGAGATCGCGTTCGCCCGATTCGTGGATGCCGCACAGGCGCAGACCGTGATGTTCGCGCTGCTGATCGTGCTGCTCATCGTCCGCCCGCAGGGCCTTACCCGAAAGGTGGCGGCAGATCGTGTCTGAGACAACCGAGCGCTCGCTGCACATGCTCACCTGGAAGCACGCCGTCGGCATCGTGGCGTGGATAGCGGTGGTGGTGCTGTTCGCCACGACATCGAACGCCTATTACGCCGGCCTCGGAGCATCCGTCGGAATCCTGGCCCTGCTGGGACTCGGCATGATCCTGGTCACGGGATACGCCGGGCAGTTCTCCCTCGCCGTAGGAGCGTTCTACGGGATCGGCGCCTACGGCTCCACTATCCTGACCGTGAAGTTCGGGTGGTACGGACTGCTGGCGCTGGTCGTGGCGGCGGCCATCGCGTCCGCGATCGGCTTCGCTCTCGCCCGACCGCTCTTCCGGCTTCGTGGGCACTTCCTCGCGATGGCCACTCTCGCCCTCACCGAGGTGTTCTTCCTGCTGGTGAACAACTCGTCCTACACCGGCGGATCGACGGGGATGGGCGGGCTGCGGCCACTGGATGTGCTCGGCTTCGCCTTCACCTCCAGTCAGAGCCACATGATCCTCAACTGGCTCGTCGTGGGCGCCGTCCTCTGGGGTGCACTGATGCTGCGCAAGGGTCGTGAGGGGCGCGCGCTGCTCGCGATCCGCGGGCACGAGGCTGCGGCGGCTTCGGCGGGCATCAACATCGCATCGTCCAAGGCGCGGGTGTTCACCGCCTCCGCAGTGATCAGTGCGATCGGCGGCTCGCTCTACGCCCACCAGATGCTCTACATCAACCCGCCTCCGTTCGGGCTGGAGATCGCCATCGAGGTTCTGATGATCGCGGTCCTCGGAGGCATGCGAAGCCCTTGGGGCGCGATCATCGGCGCCATCGTTCTGGAGTTCCTGAACCAGGCGATCGAGGCCATCCTGCCGGGCCTGCTCGGAAGCGGCGCCGTGGGCGCGGGGCAGCAGCTGGTCGTCGGACTGCTCCTCGTCGTGATCCTCGTCGTCCGGCCCGACGGTGTGGTGGGTGCGCTGGGTGCGCTGTTCACCGTTCTGCGGCGAGTGATCGATCAGCGTCACCATCCGGATGCCGCGTCCGATCGGGTTCCGGAGAACGCCGAGGAGTCGGACGGCAGTTCGACGGACATGGCCGCCCTGCGTCGGGCAGAGGATGCCGATGCGCCCGAGCGCGAGCCAGGTGACGTCGTGCTCGAAGCAACCGGCCTCGTCAAGCGGTTCGGCGGCGTCAAGGCTGTGAGTGAGGTCTCGCTGCAGCTGCACGCCGGCGAGGTTCTCGCCGTCATCGGTCCGAATGGCGCCGGAAAGTCGACGCTGGTCAATCTGCTCTCAGGCAACCTGTCGCCCACTGCCGGCCGAGTGCACCTCGGCGGAGAGGATACGACCGACCTCAAGGCGTTCCAGGTGGCGCGTCACGGGCTGTCCCGGACGTTCCAGACCCCGTGCCTGTTCGAGGGGATGGATGTCGAGGCCACGGTGAAGGTGGGGGCGCACCTGCGCGGATCGGTCGGGATGCTGCGGTCGTCCGTTCCGACCATCGGTGCCCTCAAGGAGGAGCGTCAGCTCGCGGCGGAGACCACCGAGGTGCTCGCGCGGCTCGGCTTGGCCGAGCTGGCGCACCGTGATGCCAAGGCACTCTCGCTCGGTCAGCAGAAGCAGGTCGAGATCGCGCGTGCTCTCGTCTCGCATCCGAAGGCACTGCTGCTCGACGAACCCTGCGCCGGACTGAACAAGCAGGAGAAGGCATCGCTGATGCAGCTGCTGAGAGCGCTCGGACGGGAGGGGCTCGCCGTACTGGTCATCGAGCACGACATGGAGTTCGTGATGGCCAGCGCCGACCGGGTGCAGGTGTTGAACTTCGGCGCCACGCTCCGCGTGGGAACGCCGGAGGAGGTGCAGAGCGACCAGGCCGTGATCGACGCCTACCTCGGCGTCTCGCACGAGAATGAGCCGGTCACGACCACGACCATGGCGGTCGTCCAGAAGAAGGCGTGGTGGAAGCGATGAGCACAGCACTCGACATCTCCGACGTGAGTTTCTCCTATGGCCGCGCGCAGGTCCTTCGGGATGTCTCCTTCACCGCCGATGCCGGTGAGATCATCACGGTCATCGGACCGAACGGGGCGGGAAAGTCGACTCTGCTCAATGTGATCGCGCGCAGCCACAGGCTGCGTCGTGGATCGGTCACGGTGATGGGCAATGACACCCGATCGATGCGGCAGGCGCAGGTGGTCAAGGCGGGTTGCGTTCTCGTTCCCGAGGGTCGGCAGGTGTTCTCCACGCTGTCGGTGGAGGACAACCTTCAGCTCGGCGGATACACCCGGCGCCGCGACTACAAGCGGCTCCTGGATGAGGTCTACGGCTACTTTCCTCGGCTCCTCGAGCGTCGCGATCAGCTCGCCGGGACGCTGTCCGGTGGCGAGCAGCAGATGCTCGCGGTCGGTCGCGCCTACATGAGCGAACCCAGCGTGATGCTGCTGGATGAGCCCAGCCTCGGGCTGTCGCCGCAGATGACCGCACAGGTGATGGCGGTGCTCGGAAAGCTCCGCCGCGATCGCGGTCTCACGATCGTGCTGGTCGAGCAGAACGCGCATGCCGCCCTCGGGCTCGCCGATCGCGGCTACGTGCTCAGCGGCGGCGAAGTTCTGCTCGAGGGATCCGCTGACGAGTTGCGTGCCAACCCGATGATCCAGCACATCTATCTCGGCGGCGGTGCGTCGGCCGCGGCCCTCGACCCGACGGTCGAGGCGGCGCTCAACGACAAACTCGAGGAGTAGCGGTGGGTGTCGCGACCGTCGTGGCGGCGACGAGTCCGCAGCAGCAGGACGTCTGGTCGCGTCGACAGGTCCCTGCGATCGAGCAGGTCGCCGAGGGAGTGTGGGCGCTGCCGGTGCCCGTGACGCGCAATCCGATCAGGTTCACGTATGCCTATGTGATCCGGGCCGCTTCGGATGTCGTGCTGATCGACCCGGGCGCGACCAGCGCCGAGGGGGAGCAGGCGCTCGTCGACGGCTTCCGAGACATCGGCATCCCGCTTCACTCGCTGACCGGCATCGTCATCACGCACTACCATTTCGACCATTGGGAGGCCGCCGACGCGCTGGCGCGGCGGACCGGCGCCTGGATGGCGATCGGCTTCGAGGAGCAGGCCTGGATCGATCGCCTCACCGATGCGGACGTGAGCTCATCGGCCGCAGCTCAGCGCTTCCGTGCCCACGGTGTGCCGCACTCGCGGGCAGCGGAGTTCGCAGCGGTCGAGGACTACCGGTACACGAGAGAGCATGTTCGGCCGGACATCATGCTGCACGATGGGGACCTGCTGCCGGTGGCGGGCGCTTCCCTTCGCGTGCTGTCCACACCCGGGCACAGTCCGGGTCACGTGTGCATCCACGACGAGGCGCGGGAGCTGGTCTTCAGCGGCGACCACATCCTTCCCGGCATCACTCCTCACATCGCGCTCAATCCGTTCGGGGGCGGGGATCCGCTGAGGCAGTACCTGCAGTCGCTCGATGTCGTGGATCGCCTCGGCGACATCGAAGTGCTGCCGGCGCACGAGTTCCGCTTCTCAGGCCTTGGTGCGAGAACCCGCGAACTGCGTATCGACGTCGCAGATCGCCTGCACGAGGTCGTCGATGCGCTCGAGAGATGCCCCGGCGCCACCGTGTGGGAAGTCGCGTCGACGCTGACCTGGTCGCGCGCCTGGGCGCAGTTCGGTGTGGAGGCGCAGCGGATGGCGGTCGTCGAGACGGCCGCCTACCTCGCACACGTCCGGTCTGTCTGACGATCGTGATCGCAGGTCTGCAGGTCAGGTCACGTGGTGCGTCGTCGCACCAGGAAACTGGACGTGAACGTCATCACGACGTCGCCGTGCTGATTGCGGGTGGAGTAGTCGAGGGTCCAGATGCCGTTCTCAGGCTTCGATGTGGCCCGCGCCTCGCGCACGGTGGCTCGCACCGAGATGGTGTCGCCGATGAGCACCGGCCTGCTGGCCCTGACGCCGTCGAGCCCGAGCCACGCGATCACATTCCCCATGTACCCGAGCTGCGTGACCAGGCCGAGCGAGATCGACAGAGTGAGCGGGCCGTGCGCGATGCGCTCGCCGAACGGCGTGCTCGCCGCGTAGTCGGCGTCGATGTGGAACTGCACGATGTCGCCTGTGAGGCCGGCCCAGTTCACCAGGTGCGCCTCGGTGATCGTGATGCCGGTCGAGCGCAGCTCGTCGCCGGTGACGAGATCTTCCCAAAAGCGCTGGTGCGGCGCTATCACCGTTCCACTCGTCGCTGTCGGCTCGGTCATGAGGGCCTCCTTGCTCTCCGGAAAGCCTGCCAGATGGGCCACGGCTTCCGTTCTCAGTTAGACTAGCGTACGCTCGTTTGTAGTTCCACCCCACTCTGGAGGTCAATGATGACGAACGCTGTGACCACGACGGAGTCCGAGGACGGCGAGGCTCGGGCGACGACGGTGCACGACACCCTGGCGGCGCACACCGCCGCGGCCAAGCTCGGCGGCTCGCAGAAGAATCGCGACAAGATCAAGGCGTCCGGCAAGATGCTCGTGCGCGAGCGCCTCGCCTATCTCTTCGACGACGACGAGTTCATCGAGGATGGGCTGTTCGCGCGGTTCTCCGAGGGTCTCCCGGGTGATGCGGTCGTCTGCGCCTACGGCCGGATCGATGGCCGCGAGGTCTGTGTGATCGCGAACGACTACAGCGTCAAGGCCGGCACGTGGGGCTACCGCACGTTCGAGAAGATCACCTTCGCGCAGGAGACGGCATCCGCTGCCGGTATCCCGATCGTGTACCTCTTCGACTCCGCGGGGGCGCGCATCGACGAGCAGCTCGACAGCTTTGCCGGGCGCCACGCGTGGGGGAACATCTTCTACAACCAGGTGCAGATCTCCGGCCGCGTGCCGCAGGTGTGCGCGCTCTTCGGCCCGTCGCCGGCGGGTTCGGCCTACGTCCCTGCGCTGTGCGATCTGACGATCATGGTGCGCGGCCACGCGACCGCGTACCTGGGCTCCCCGCGTCTTGCCGAGATGGTCACGGGCGAGAAGGTGACGCTCGAGGAGATGGGCGGCGCGGAGATGCACTGCACCGTCTCGGGTCTGGGTGACGTTCTGGTCGAGGACGACATCGAGGCGCTCAACGCGATCCGCGTCTGGCTCGGCTTCCTGCCGGCGAACTGGGAGGCCCCAGCGCCGATGGCGCCGGCCGCGGAACCGCGCGAGGGCCGCAAGCTCAGCGACATCGTTCCGCTGCGCGAGGCCGAGGTCTTCGACATGGAGGAATTCGTCGAATCACTCGTCGACGAGGGCAGCTACTTCCCGTACAAGGAGCTCTTCGCGCCGGAGATGCTCACCGGCTTCGCCCGCATCAACGGTCAGCCCGTCGGCCTGGTCGCGAATCAGCCCAAGCACATGGGCGGCACGATCTTCCCGGACTCGTCCGACAAGGCCGCCCGGTTCATCTGGATCTGCAACGCCTACAACATCCCCATCCTCTTCCTGGTCGACATCGCCGGGTACATGATCGGCTCGGCCGTCGAGCGGCAGGGCATCATCCGTCACGGTGCGAAGATGATCTTCGCCGTGTCGGAATGCCGCGTTCCGCGCATCACCGTGCTCGTGCGCAAGGCCTACGGGGGCGGTTACCTCGCGATGTCCGGCGCCCCGATGCACCCCGATGCGATCATCGCCCTGCCGACGGCGCGTCCCGCGCTGATGGGTCCGGATGCCGCCGTCAACGGCGTCTACTACAACCAGATCCACGCGATCGAGGACCCGCAGGAACGAGCGGAGTTCGTCGCCGAGAAGACCGCAGAGTATGCCGAGGGTATCGACGTGTTCAAGATCGCCGACGCGAACGCGGTCGAGGCTGTCGTGCCCACGGATGAGCTTCGCGGCGAGCTGACCAAACGACTGCGGCTGTACAAGAAGCGGGATGCGGTGCCGGTTTCTCGGCGGCAGGCAGTGACGCCGGTCTGATGTTCCGCGTGATCGTCGTCATCCGCCGCAAGGAGGGGATGAGTCGCGAGGAGTTCTTGCGCCACTGGACGCAGGAGCATCCCGCCTTCGTGCGGAGACTGCCCGGCCTGCGCGGATATCGACAGAGCCCGGCTATCGAGCATCGCAAGGAGTGGCCGTACGACGGCATGGCCGAGCTCTTCTTCGACTCCGTGGCGGCTGTCGCCCGCGCGTTCGATGGCGTGCCGGCGGCCGAGCTCTTCGCCCACGAGGACGACTTCCTCGAGGATGTCACCTGGTTCATCGCCGATGAGCCGGTCGACGTGCCAGTGACGGCTGTCCCGGGCGCCGTGAACGGAGTGTGAGCATGCCCAAGCGAATCACCTATCTCACCAAGCGCGACGATCTCACTCGTGAGCAGTTTCGTGCGCACTGGGCGACACCGCATGCTGCGATCGCCGTCGACCTGCCGGGTGTCGTGTCGTACCGTCAGAACCACGTCGTGTCGGAGGGCGCTTCTCGGTACGACATCGACGGGATAGTCGAGCTGTGGTTCGCCAGCGACGACGCTGTCGGCGCGGGTCTGGACTCCGACGTCGCCGACCGGCTGATCGAAGACGAGCAGAGATTCCTCAGCGGGATCGTGGGAGGCACCGTGCTGTCGGGCGCCCCCACACCGCACTGGCCTTACAAGGTCTGGGTTCTCGTACGCACCCTCGCACCGTGGGCGGGAGACGGCGTTTCCGTCTGGGTGGACGACACTGCGACGTCGGTCGGCGCGCTGGGCCACGCGGTGAACGTCGCCGACGATGACGGACCCCGCCTCGTCCGCGAACGGCTTCGTGTGAGCCCCGAACCGCCCCGGGTGAGCGTGTGCTTCGGGTTCGAGAACATTGCCGCGGCGACCGGCGCCTGCGACGACATCGCCCGCGCGAGTCGTGACCTCGACGGTGTGATCGATGCGGATGTGCTCCTGGCGGAGGAGCTGGTCATCATCTGACCGCTGAAACTGGATATCATCAATACTGAAACCCAATTCCATCGTCGTGCGCGGGTAGGATCGGTACCGGCGCGAGGAGGTTCGATGAAGATCTACGTACTGGTGAAGGAAGTTCCCGACACCTATGGTGACCGCAAGCTCGATCTCGAGACGGGGTTGGCCGATCGTGCGGCCGGTGATGTGGTGCTCGATGAGATCACTGAGCGTGCTCTCGAGGTCGCACTGACATTCGCCGACAAGAACGAGGGCACCGAGGTGGTCGCCCTGTCGATGTCGCCCGAGTCCTCGACGGCATCGGTCCGGCGTTCGTTGGCGATCGGTGCGGGATCTGCCGTGCATGTCGTCGACGAGCAGCTGCGCGGTGCCGACCTCGGCCTCACCGCCGCGACTCTGGCCGCCGCGATCCGACGTGGCGAGCCCGATCTGGTGATCACTGGCAATCTCTCCACTGATGGTTCCGGTGGTGTGATCCCGGCGATGCTGGCCGAGCACCTGGGTTTCGCGCAGGCCACCGCGCTCAGCGCGGTCGAGATCTCCGCGGACGGTGTCTCCGGTACTCGTGCCGCGGATGCCGGGGCGCAGCAGGTGTCGGCATCGTTCCCGGCGGTGATCTCGATCACTGAGGCTCTGCCCGATGCGCGTTTCCCGAACTTCAAGGGCATCATGGCCGCGAAGAAGAAGCCCCTCGAGGTGCTCTCGCTCGCCGATCTCGGCGTCTCCGCCGACCCGGCCGAGGCCCCGCACACGATCATGACGACGGTGTCCGAGAAGCCGCCGCGCGCCGCCGGTGTGAAGATCACCGACGAGGGCGATGCGGCAGCTCAGCTCGTCGAATTCCTCGCGCAGAACAGGCTGGTGTGAGCATGGCTGGTGCAAACGGGGGCTACCCCGAGAACTCGATCCTCGTCGTCGCCGATCTCGGCCCTGACGGGGAGATTCTGACCAGTACTGCCGGGCTCATCGGCGCGGCAGCTGCGATCGGATCACCGGTCGCGCTCCTCGTCGGAGGGCTGCCTGCCGCGGCCAAAGCCGCCTCGGCGATGGGCGCGGAGGTCGTGCTCACGGCCCCCGGCGACGCGGGCTCGCTGACTGTGCCCTCTGTCGACGCGCTGCAGGCCGCGTATGAGCGGGTGCGTCCCGATGCGGTCCTGCTCTCGAACTCGATTGCCGGACGCGACATCGCAGGCCGTTTCGCCGTGCGCGCCAAGCTCGCCCTCTCGGTCGATGCGATCGGTGTCTCGCGCGACGAGGAGGGTGTCGTCGCCCACCACTCCGTATACGGCGGGGCGTACCTCACGCAGTCGGCGCCCACGTTCGGCGCACCCGTGATCACGGTGCGCATCGGCGCGATCGATGCGCGAGCAGATGCTGCCACCGAGGTCATCGAGGAGTTGGCGGTCACGGCATCCGGTGCCGTCGCCGCGACCGCCGGCGAGATCGCGGCGGTCGAGAAGACCTCTTCGCGTCCCGAGCTGCGCGGTGCGGCGAAGGTCGTCTCGGGTGGTCGCGGACTGGGCTCGAAGGAGCAGTTCGCGCTCGTCGAGCAGCTCGCGGATGCGTTGGGTGCCGCGGTTGGCGCCTCGCGTGCAGCCGTCGACGCCGGATACATCCCCTACGCGCATCAGGTCGGTCAGACCGGTGTCTCGGTGTCGCCGCAGTTGTACATCGCGCTGGGCATCTCGGGTGCGATCCAGCATCGTGCCGGTATGCAGACCGCCAAGACGATCGTCGCGATCAACAAGGACGGCGAGGCGCCGATCTTCGACGTCGCCGACTTCGGCATCGTCGGTGACGTGTTCACCATCGTGCCGCAGCTGATCGAGGCGATCGAAGCCCGGAAGAAGTAGCCATGGCCACCAGGATGCTGCGCCGCGGCCTGCCGCGGGTGAAGGGCGGCGAGGCCTGGCCTCCCGCCATCGAGATCGATGGCACCGTCGTGCTTGCTGCCGCGTCGGACGCTGCGGCGTCGAGTGCACGGGATCTCGCCGAGAGCACGGGTACGTCGCGCGAGGAAGCTGTGCGGTCGGCGACGTCCCGTGCTGTCGACGAAACGGCCGGTGCGGTGGCGGAGGCTCCCGCGGTGCAGGACACCGTTGCGCCCGTGGCCGCGGCGTCCGCGCCCGCGGCATCCGGGACGGCACTGCGCCGTGGACTTCCCCGCGTCGCCGGCGGAGACCCCTGGCCTCCCGCTTCCGCTTCCGCTTCCGCTTCCGCTTCCGCTCCTGCGGCGGCGCCGAGTGCACGGGATCTCGCCGAGAGCACGGGCACTTCACGTGAAGAAGCCGTGCCATCGGCGACGTCCCGTGCTGTCGACGCTCAGCCGGTGGCTGCACCCACTGCGGCCCCCGCAGCCCCAGCAGTTGCCGCTGCCGCAACCGCGGACGGCGTCGCGCTGCGGCGCGGGCTGCCGCGTGCGGCCGGCGGTGACCCGTGGCCTCCTGCCGGCACGTCCCGCGTTAGCGCCGCACCCGCGGCATCCGCTGTGCCCGAGCCCACCGTGCTCGAGACTGCACCCGCGGTCGCGACTCCCGCCGCCCAGGCGGGACCGGCGCCCGCCGCCGCATCGACCACGGTCGCGGTGGCATCCGCCCTTCGACAGGCTCAGGGGCCCAGCCCGGATGTCTCCACGCCGCTGCCGTTCGCGCGCACCGTCTGGCAGGGCACGACCCCGCGCCACGCGGCCGAGCCGGAGCGCGAGCCGTCGCGGTTGCGTCCGCCGTGGCCGCAGGCCATCGGCGGGCTGCTGGGCCTGGCCGCTCTGGGGCTGATCGCCGTCGCCGGCGT
Above is a genomic segment from Microbacterium sp. W4I4 containing:
- a CDS encoding acyl-CoA carboxylase subunit beta, coding for MMTNAVTTTESEDGEARATTVHDTLAAHTAAAKLGGSQKNRDKIKASGKMLVRERLAYLFDDDEFIEDGLFARFSEGLPGDAVVCAYGRIDGREVCVIANDYSVKAGTWGYRTFEKITFAQETASAAGIPIVYLFDSAGARIDEQLDSFAGRHAWGNIFYNQVQISGRVPQVCALFGPSPAGSAYVPALCDLTIMVRGHATAYLGSPRLAEMVTGEKVTLEEMGGAEMHCTVSGLGDVLVEDDIEALNAIRVWLGFLPANWEAPAPMAPAAEPREGRKLSDIVPLREAEVFDMEEFVESLVDEGSYFPYKELFAPEMLTGFARINGQPVGLVANQPKHMGGTIFPDSSDKAARFIWICNAYNIPILFLVDIAGYMIGSAVERQGIIRHGAKMIFAVSECRVPRITVLVRKAYGGGYLAMSGAPMHPDAIIALPTARPALMGPDAAVNGVYYNQIHAIEDPQERAEFVAEKTAEYAEGIDVFKIADANAVEAVVPTDELRGELTKRLRLYKKRDAVPVSRRQAVTPV
- a CDS encoding ABC transporter ATP-binding protein, which encodes MSTALDISDVSFSYGRAQVLRDVSFTADAGEIITVIGPNGAGKSTLLNVIARSHRLRRGSVTVMGNDTRSMRQAQVVKAGCVLVPEGRQVFSTLSVEDNLQLGGYTRRRDYKRLLDEVYGYFPRLLERRDQLAGTLSGGEQQMLAVGRAYMSEPSVMLLDEPSLGLSPQMTAQVMAVLGKLRRDRGLTIVLVEQNAHAALGLADRGYVLSGGEVLLEGSADELRANPMIQHIYLGGGASAAALDPTVEAALNDKLEE
- a CDS encoding cytochrome b/b6 domain-containing protein, giving the protein MATRMLRRGLPRVKGGEAWPPAIEIDGTVVLAAASDAAASSARDLAESTGTSREEAVRSATSRAVDETAGAVAEAPAVQDTVAPVAAASAPAASGTALRRGLPRVAGGDPWPPASASASASASAPAAAPSARDLAESTGTSREEAVPSATSRAVDAQPVAAPTAAPAAPAVAAAATADGVALRRGLPRAAGGDPWPPAGTSRVSAAPAASAVPEPTVLETAPAVATPAAQAGPAPAAASTTVAVASALRQAQGPSPDVSTPLPFARTVWQGTTPRHAAEPEREPSRLRPPWPQAIGGLLGLAALGLIAVAGVFLIRAFLSLSFMQDFLTTYPGEYHPAVDVNPGFAPWVGWQHFFNMFLMVLIIRSGLRVRSEKRPTAFWTARGKAKTKISLTLWFHQSLDLLWIINGVIFVVLIITTGHWARIVPTSWEVFPNALSAGLQYVSFDWPLDNGWVNYNSLQQLAYFTTVFLAAPLAVVTGFRMSGLWPTKAEKLSKAYPVEWARALHFPTMLYFVAFIIVHVALVFLTGALRNLNHMFASLGSVDGVQYAANWTGFGIFVLAMIVIAGGWFAARPLVLAPIAKLFGQVSGR
- a CDS encoding electron transfer flavoprotein subunit beta/FixA family protein — its product is MKIYVLVKEVPDTYGDRKLDLETGLADRAAGDVVLDEITERALEVALTFADKNEGTEVVALSMSPESSTASVRRSLAIGAGSAVHVVDEQLRGADLGLTAATLAAAIRRGEPDLVITGNLSTDGSGGVIPAMLAEHLGFAQATALSAVEISADGVSGTRAADAGAQQVSASFPAVISITEALPDARFPNFKGIMAAKKKPLEVLSLADLGVSADPAEAPHTIMTTVSEKPPRAAGVKITDEGDAAAQLVEFLAQNRLV
- a CDS encoding branched-chain amino acid ABC transporter ATP-binding protein/permease; this encodes MSETTERSLHMLTWKHAVGIVAWIAVVVLFATTSNAYYAGLGASVGILALLGLGMILVTGYAGQFSLAVGAFYGIGAYGSTILTVKFGWYGLLALVVAAAIASAIGFALARPLFRLRGHFLAMATLALTEVFFLLVNNSSYTGGSTGMGGLRPLDVLGFAFTSSQSHMILNWLVVGAVLWGALMLRKGREGRALLAIRGHEAAAASAGINIASSKARVFTASAVISAIGGSLYAHQMLYINPPPFGLEIAIEVLMIAVLGGMRSPWGAIIGAIVLEFLNQAIEAILPGLLGSGAVGAGQQLVVGLLLVVILVVRPDGVVGALGALFTVLRRVIDQRHHPDAASDRVPENAEESDGSSTDMAALRRAEDADAPEREPGDVVLEATGLVKRFGGVKAVSEVSLQLHAGEVLAVIGPNGAGKSTLVNLLSGNLSPTAGRVHLGGEDTTDLKAFQVARHGLSRTFQTPCLFEGMDVEATVKVGAHLRGSVGMLRSSVPTIGALKEERQLAAETTEVLARLGLAELAHRDAKALSLGQQKQVEIARALVSHPKALLLDEPCAGLNKQEKASLMQLLRALGREGLAVLVIEHDMEFVMASADRVQVLNFGATLRVGTPEEVQSDQAVIDAYLGVSHENEPVTTTTMAVVQKKAWWKR
- a CDS encoding EthD family reductase, translating into MFRVIVVIRRKEGMSREEFLRHWTQEHPAFVRRLPGLRGYRQSPAIEHRKEWPYDGMAELFFDSVAAVARAFDGVPAAELFAHEDDFLEDVTWFIADEPVDVPVTAVPGAVNGV
- a CDS encoding electron transfer flavoprotein subunit alpha/FixB family protein, translating into MAGANGGYPENSILVVADLGPDGEILTSTAGLIGAAAAIGSPVALLVGGLPAAAKAASAMGAEVVLTAPGDAGSLTVPSVDALQAAYERVRPDAVLLSNSIAGRDIAGRFAVRAKLALSVDAIGVSRDEEGVVAHHSVYGGAYLTQSAPTFGAPVITVRIGAIDARADAATEVIEELAVTASGAVAATAGEIAAVEKTSSRPELRGAAKVVSGGRGLGSKEQFALVEQLADALGAAVGASRAAVDAGYIPYAHQVGQTGVSVSPQLYIALGISGAIQHRAGMQTAKTIVAINKDGEAPIFDVADFGIVGDVFTIVPQLIEAIEARKK
- a CDS encoding EthD domain-containing protein, whose product is MPKRITYLTKRDDLTREQFRAHWATPHAAIAVDLPGVVSYRQNHVVSEGASRYDIDGIVELWFASDDAVGAGLDSDVADRLIEDEQRFLSGIVGGTVLSGAPTPHWPYKVWVLVRTLAPWAGDGVSVWVDDTATSVGALGHAVNVADDDGPRLVRERLRVSPEPPRVSVCFGFENIAAATGACDDIARASRDLDGVIDADVLLAEELVII
- a CDS encoding branched-chain amino acid ABC transporter permease, with translation MDVVMQLLLTAVATGALYGAIGIGYVIVHRLTGMVNFAMGDIAVAGAFGAVVASSVMPPFFAILTGAVVGAAVSVAMYHLAIHPLRKESLMVQTIVTLGIGIALRSVLQLIFGSGPRQFDPITGGGSIKILGGSIPPQSLWLIGIAVVGYIGLALFFDRTLAGKALSAFSINAYAAGIVGIGLTGMATIAFALSGAIAGGVLAAQTPTSFIAAGAGLALGLKGFIAAILGGFDKLGLTLLGGMLVAFVEIAFARFVDAAQAQTVMFALLIVLLIVRPQGLTRKVAADRV
- a CDS encoding MBL fold metallo-hydrolase — its product is MGVATVVAATSPQQQDVWSRRQVPAIEQVAEGVWALPVPVTRNPIRFTYAYVIRAASDVVLIDPGATSAEGEQALVDGFRDIGIPLHSLTGIVITHYHFDHWEAADALARRTGAWMAIGFEEQAWIDRLTDADVSSSAAAQRFRAHGVPHSRAAEFAAVEDYRYTREHVRPDIMLHDGDLLPVAGASLRVLSTPGHSPGHVCIHDEARELVFSGDHILPGITPHIALNPFGGGDPLRQYLQSLDVVDRLGDIEVLPAHEFRFSGLGARTRELRIDVADRLHEVVDALERCPGATVWEVASTLTWSRAWAQFGVEAQRMAVVETAAYLAHVRSV
- a CDS encoding MaoC/PaaZ C-terminal domain-containing protein, with the protein product MTEPTATSGTVIAPHQRFWEDLVTGDELRSTGITITEAHLVNWAGLTGDIVQFHIDADYAASTPFGERIAHGPLTLSISLGLVTQLGYMGNVIAWLGLDGVRASRPVLIGDTISVRATVREARATSKPENGIWTLDYSTRNQHGDVVMTFTSSFLVRRRTT